Part of the Planctomycetota bacterium genome, CCGCCGGAGCGACCCGCCGCGGCGCTGCCCTCGATGCCTTCGGTGGAGCGCGACCTCTCGCTCATTCTTGGAAACGAGAAGACCTGGGCCGAGGTCGAGGGGGTCATCCTGCGCTCGCGTCCGGCGCATCTGGAGTCGCTCTCCTTCACCGGCACCTACAAGGGCAAGCAGACGGGCGCGGATCGCAAGAGCCTGACCCTGCGGCTGGTCTTCCGCGACGCCGCCCGCACGCTGCGCCGCGAGGAGATCGACCTCGAGGTGCAGGCGCTGGTAAAGACGCTGCAAGCGGAGCTCGGCGCGGAGCTTCGCGCATGAGCGAGGCGATGTCGCGGCTGTCGCTGCAGGAATTCGCCGACAACCTGGCCTCCAAGCAGCCGGTCCCCGGCGGAGGCGCCGTGGCCGCGGTCACCGCCTGCAACGCCGCGGCGCTGGGATGCATGGTGCTGGCCTACACCCTGGGCAAGCCGAAGTACGCGGCCTTCGAGGAGGCCAACAAGGCGGCGCACCATGCGCTGCACCACGCCCAGCGCGAGGCCCTGGCCCTGGCCGACCGCGACGCCGCCGCCTACGGCGCGCTCTCGGCGCTGATGAAAGTGCCCGCGGGCGATCCGAAGCGCGCCGCGGAGGAGCCCGCCGCGCTGCGCGAAGCGATCGCGGCACCGATGGCCATCCTGACCTTGTCGCAAGGCATTCTGAAAACGCTCCAGCCCCTGGTGGCCAGCAGCAATCCCAATCTTGCCAGCGACCTGGCGATCGCGGCGAAGCTCGCAGAGGCGGCCGCTGACGCGGCGGC contains:
- a CDS encoding cyclodeaminase/cyclohydrolase family protein; this encodes MSEAMSRLSLQEFADNLASKQPVPGGGAVAAVTACNAAALGCMVLAYTLGKPKYAAFEEANKAAHHALHHAQREALALADRDAAAYGALSALMKVPAGDPKRAAEEPAALREAIAAPMAILTLSQGILKTLQPLVASSNPNLASDLAIAAKLAEAAADAAAWNVRVNLPQLPAGAERAATESRLNQSMSSVHSAADTIDCAISDLLKAK